DNA sequence from the Coffea eugenioides isolate CCC68of chromosome 9, Ceug_1.0, whole genome shotgun sequence genome:
TCTTGTAACAAGTTTTGTATCCGTTCGTTGAACGGGAATCttcgaaaaataataaactatttagtcaattttataaaaatgtcgaTATGAAATACAAATTTAATGTATATTCTATTATAACCTTTCTTAAGTATATTACTACGTGCGCATCATAATATAAagtattcttataatataaatgtGAAAATCTAATTCagtgaataattatttaaaaatggaaaaaataacattcgacaataccataacattcaaaaacttgaaaagaaataaaaagtgcagtaaatagtatcaaataatattctattcTTCAGAAACTTTATTTCgtttttcttctgtttgaaCATTCTCCTCCACTTATCCGTGCAAAtcagcatttattgattttccATTATCACTGCATGATAGCAAAGCAAGACAACtaagtataaaaaaataaatgatttatcaCATTCAAAATTGTGTAAGACAATACATAAAGATTATAGATtaagaaagtaaaatagtatattaaatCTACCTCCTCATGCTAAAATCAAATATTGTACATTTAATTAGCCAGACTATTTATGGTATTTGATGTATTAAAGTGGGTAATACTTTTATATTAAATTGTATTTGTAAACTTAGTTGACTATATATTATGCCCATGAAAATCTTGTTGCGCTGACCCTTGAACACCAACATACATAAATTTCGCAAAAGGAACCAGAATAAATTTTCCCATTTCAGTTCATGATCACTCAAGAGGCATAGGCCAAATGCTTATAATATGAATATTTAACAGCAGTGGAAGACATAGAAAACATAGTTCAACTAAAGTAACTAACAACAATAATAGCTTAAGATACAAAATTTCTGAAGAAATATTTTCGTCAATTgattattaaaaatttaagaACAACATGGGACATAATCAACAATAGCATTTACTTCCATAAAATTGAGCAATTCAAGATGAAACTATTCCAGATTGTAGTTACAAATTGTATTTACAATTCTGGAAAACAAAACCCATGATCACTCACAATTCAAGATGAAAATTTAGTAGACATTTTATCTTCGCAAAAGGAAcgaaaataaatttgcccctcTCAGTTCATGATCACTCGAGAGGCATAGGCCAAATGCTTGTAATATGAATGTTTAATAGCAGTGAAAAACATAAAATAGATAGTTCAACTAAAGCGACTAACAGACTTACATGTGGTTGGGAAAAAAAGGCTAGAGAAAATAACAAATTCAACTCTTGGAGTATGTGCTGAGCAATGATCCACAGCACCAGCTACAAGCCCAGTACCTTGGATAAACGAAACAAAGGCAAATTAATAAACATCTAACATGCATCCTATAGCATATGAATGTTGTTCAATTCGCTGGAAACATCTAACATGTTTCTATATGAAAACTTACGATGAAAATACTATTTTAAATCCTATCTcttcatacaaaacaaatagaaaataaaaccaaaacacACAAAATGCGAAATATGTTACTAAAttcttacaattgaagatgaaCATGtcattttaaaaaagaaaaatgtgtaTCGAAGGAAGATTTACCTGATAATTAAGAGGAGTGGAAACCCAAAATCAATGTTTTAATGTGCCAACCGCTTGCACTGGAAATACCTAACCATATAAAGAGGCTATATGTAGGCATAAGAATTGATAAGCATATaaagagatattgataagaaTATTACAAGTAGTTTTATCTTAATTTAAGTTGTTGAAAGTACGtaactttgggtaggaaataagaattgataaggaTATAAAAAGATATTGATAAGAGTATTAAAAGTAGTTTTATCTTAATTTAAGTTGCTTAAAGTACAtaactttgggtaggaaataagaattgataaggaTATAAAGAGATattaataagaatataaaaagatgatAATAAAAATTAGTTTTACTAAAGGCATGCATGCTAAAGAAATTATACGGGTCATACCTTGTTGTTATACCTAGAAGTTCACAAACCAAAAGAGGAGCAAGCGGCTGCAAATATATGATTATGATAGAATGATAATCGGCCGCGAATATAGGATAGAATGCTAAGGACGGTTTTATAAGTCATACATGGATGATAATGACGgttttatatttgaaatttaatttagaTAGATATTGATAATTGATTTCGTGCTTATGAAAAGAGAGAGATAAGCTCCATATAGAGCATaggttattttttttaaaaaaaggtggAAATCATGGAATAAATGAACAAAGgcaaaagaagagagagatggAAGAGCGTAGGTTATTTTATAGAGCGTGTTGAAACCACTTGCCCTGTCGTTAAGCCATGTAGGAAAGAAAAAGCATAAACCGATAAGAATGAgaatacgactttattatatatatatatatatgatgcCTAGAtgtctcttaaaaaaaaaaagaaaggaaagttaGGGTCTTTCTAAGTGTAAGTCCAAAACTAGTGTTAACTGTCGCAAAAGTCTCAAAATTCATGCAAAGTGAATGATAAAAATATTAGAAACTTAAAAGACGAACTATGGTATGGCCAACAACGTTCACAGGAAATTTCTATAATACTTCTATAATGCGAGCAACTAATCAGCCTCCAAAATCTTTGGCTTCCCCTCCGTCTAAAGTTTACACCCAAAACGTCACTATTATATACACTTCTATGCTATTCCTGAAACTCTTCTCAGATTCTCACTATCTCATACAAATAGTAGGTATCCCCTATTTCACCAGCAATCTCCAATTGTCCCAAGATAAAACAGCATATTGGACTAGTAACAATGGAGTCCAAAATTCCCACAGCAGTCCTGTGTTTGGACTGGAATCTGACTTCATTTCGCACCCTCCAGATACCGTAAACAGTTACTGCTAATACTAGTCCTTTAAACTGATGACTGAAAGTATTATGGTGGGCAAGCCAACATAGCCTCTTGATCCCAAGAGTATTTGGATGCTTTGAGCTTTTTACCAAACCATTTATGTCACAGGACAATCAAGAAATAGGTGAGTCATATACGCTCTCCTCCACCCTTGAGCAGAAAACACATGCTTCAGAATCTATCTTTACCCCCACTTCTGCAACCTATCAACCGTGTTCTTTCTTCTCTTACGTAGCAACTGCAGAATGGAAGTACACTAGAAATGTTATTCTTACACCAAACCGGTCCGTACCATCCCACATGTGGTCTCTTCCCTCTGATGGCTGGCTTCCATGGCTGATTTTACTTTGAAAACGCCTGAACCATCTTGTATTATCATTTCTGTCAAAGTCTGGGCACAAAGGAACAAGGTATTGCCAACATCACCGTCCTTACTTCTCTTGACAGTTTCCTCCCTTGGGGGCCACTTCCACTGCTCCTTTCAAATACGCTCATGGCCATTACAGCCAAAAGATGTTAACATGTTTGTCGAAAAAGACAAATGCAAAGGTCCTACAGGGTACCATgaatcaaaccagaaatttgttTGTAATCCATTTCCcacaattttttttgtataaaaggATGTGCTAAAATCTTAATTTCAACAATTTTCTCCACACCCCGGAACAGTCCATAGGTACTTGAATCCCCCTTCGTCTAAATTGTtattaaaaggaaaatgaatttcCTACTTTCAATCAATATGTCCTTTTTTTTGTCATATCTtattatttgtcatattttctttgcttttttaACCCTCTAAAATTTCTTTCCTGTATTCCAGATGGAAATTACCTTGAATTAGTTTATATTAAAAGCCAGTATTATATGaatagcctttttttttttggctaacccCGGCAAAGGGGTGGGACGCCACCCCCACTTTTATATGCATAGCCttaaaatgaattaaaaaggCTTCTACCTTGGACAAATATTGCACTCAGCCAGGCATATTTTTTAAACTTTGTCTGTTTTCATGAAAACCTTTGTATCTCTAGCTTCTTGTTTATGCCCGGTTAAGCAAATGATAATATATCCAACACAATGGTAAAAATCCCACGTAGATAAAATATCCATCATGTTAATAAGCACATTATAAAAAGAGCCGCACTTAATTATGACATTGATAATGATGGAAATCATCAGAATCTATACGGtaaaaagaaatttgatttttactaaattttattctaaaataaaactaaaacttTTCCAAATCAATTTCAATTCCATAAGGGATTCAATTTCTAATTCAAAACCTCAAGGTCGGTATTACATAAAAAGCCCCGATAACAAATTCTTAGTACATTAGGATATGTAAGAAAGTCGTCAGAATTTGTCGTCAGAAATCCCCTTAGTAACATATACATGCATGGATGTTACTTTAATCTCTATTATTTTTCCCACCATCATTAGTCTAGTAACAAAACAAGAATGCCTAAAGGGGTAAAAGGCTTATTCACATGTTTGGGAAAACTTGGAAAAATAAACGCTGACAATGACAAGACGAGCAAGTAAAATTGCACATgaaaataaattggttatagGAATTCAACGAAGCTCCAAAACAAATCTTTTTGTAATTGTCCTCTTCTTGTTGTTCATTTCGTATGATTGAAAAGTGAAAACTAAAACACTAAGTCACCAaatttaactttttcttttaatataGTAGGGTAGGGATCTAgtacaaatatttttttaacttCACTGGAAATTCATTTCAATTTGATAAGGACATTTAATGCATTAaaattctcttcctagatttcACAGATACCATCGATAATGTTAAGAATGGCATTCACATAATAAGAATGATAtagttttgattattttataGATAGACAGATACATGATATATAGGCCGTTAACCTAATAATGGGAGAATTATAGTCCAATTACTTGAGCTAACTCTTGATCTCGCAAAATCACTATAATCAAATTGGGATGACACTATATATTTGACAAAttgggggaaaaaagaaaatcactATACAAAACTTTGACAAAATAATCTTTATTCTGTGTGCTTTGTGTAGAATCATTTATGACACTTTGCAGTTTGCAATCCAAATAAATTACagaaagcaaaaacaaaaacaacaatcAACAAAACCAAAGCTACATGATAACTTCTTTATTGTTAGTATTTCCTAGAAGGAGACACCGGAATGGTTTGTTCATTCCTGAAGAAATTGTCAGGATCAACCGCGGTCTTAACTTTTACCAATCTGTTAAAATTTTCCTTGAAGTACTTAATTCCATAAACAAGTCCCTCCGCGTAACTGTTCTTGCCATTATGGGTGATCCCTATATCAAGATCTCTGTAATTGAGAAATGCTTCCCTGGGGAACTTGGAGACAAAAGGAGTCATATATTTATGTAAAGCTCTGGTCAAATTGATGTAATACTCGGCCGTCTGGACACCATTTTGATCCCAGTTTGTTGCATACTGAATCTTTGCAATATTCCCAGCTCTATGGGGAAAGGGTTTGGCCGAGGCTGGAATCTCGGCCATTCTTCCTCCATAAGGATTGAAAGTCAAGACTGGAGTCTGCAATTCAATCATTTTCTTGAAGATGAATTCTATGCCTTCTATTGGCATAGGCTTTTTCAAATAATCAGATTTCCTTTTCAGGTGAGTTAGTACTTGAGGAACTCTGCTAAGAAGCATATCAACAGGAGTTCCAAGGGGGAAGCTGGTGTAGTAAATTACAGATTCAGCCCAACTCATCTCCATGCAATCTGATTGCCGCAATCCCAATTCAGGAAAACTTTCATTCATCAGAGAAAGAAGTCTTGCCGAGTCTCCCAAGAACAGCGTGAAGAACGCTGATCTTATAGTTTTACCTCCTGTACGATTATTATTGACCACATCAATAATCATTCTTATGAAGATGTCATTGTCTAACTTGTCTGCAACTTCCTGCCACCTGTGAACAAGAAACGTTGCATTTTGCTCATAAGTCCTTTCCACCCTGAACACTGTAACTTTAGGGGGAACACGGACCAGATTTATCTTGTATGCAAGAGCAACTCCAAAACTCGAAGCTCCACCTCCAGTGATAGCCCAGAACAGATCTTCTCCCATTGCTGCTCGGTCTAGAATTCGGCCATTCACACCGATGATTTGTGCATCAATAATATTGTCTACTGAAAGGCCATATTTCCTCATCATGTTGCCGTAGCCACCCCCACTGAAATGCCCCCCAACGCCAACTGTGGGACAAACTCCGGCAGGGAAGCCATGAACTTTGCTTTTCTCATAAATTCTGTAGTATACTTCACCAAGAGTTGCTCCAACTTGAACCCAAGCTGTCTCTTCTTCTATGTTAACACTGATTGATCGAATGTTGAACAAGTCAAGGATGAAGAAGGGGACTTCAGAGATGTAGGAAACGCCCTCATAGTCATGCCCTCCACTTCGGGTTTTCATCTGTAGGCCTTGCGCTTTTGCGCAGATGATAGCTGCTTGGATATGAGAAACATCCAAAGCAGTGAGGATGAGGAAAGGCTTTCTTGTGGTGGACTCATTGAATCTTAGATTTCTGATGTAGGCTTGCAAAACAGTGGGAAATGAAGAGTTGTTTGGGGTGTAAATTACTGCAGAAATGTTGGGTGAAGAATGCTTTTGTAGACATTGAACAAATGTCTGATGGACAGAATGATCAGAAGCTGCAAATGAAATTGCAACCACGGTCGAGAACaagaatgaagctagaatgaTGCTAAGATTTCTCATTTTCTTAGTACTAAATTACTAGTGGATAATGGCTTTGGTTCGGGATTGGCTGCAATATATAGAAGTTTTCCAGCTACACAAATCCAGTTTGAAAAGAAATGGTTATCAGATAAAGCTAAACCTCCCACCATTTGACCATGAATTTGTCAAAGTAAAATTCCAAATCGTTACCTAAAAATTAAAATTCCAAAGTAGTTAGATTTTCAGATTTTTGCTTGTGCGCCTTGAGTTGAATTTCTCTGTTCGTAGGGAGACAAGAATTAAGATAGCGTTATTATGTTGAATTTCTCCATTTGTAGGGACACAAGTATTTAGATAGTGCTAAAACATACCTCCCTTTCAAATTGAATAACTTAACTTCCTACTTAAGTATTTTGACTATTTTTtgagaatttcaaattttattacTCTTCCTACTTAAATATTTTGTAGTACATTATCTATAGTACAGTGGCGGAGCCACAATGGGGCACTGGCTGCATTTGCCCCCACTGTCTCCATCAGGCTTCTTTATGTAATAGTTTATAAATTTGAAAGAATTACAAACATAGTAATAAGTTCAACTCTTTGCGGTATAAGCAATATTGAACTATATATAACTTTAAGGTCCATCTCATTTGTAATGAGTATTATTTGATAAACTACACAAAAATATCGATGACTAagatacattttttttcttgtttttactTTTATCAAGCATTTTggtaaacttttattttttgattaacAAGTTGCTTAGAATGAAGTTTTGTCTTGGCAgctatatattttgaaaaaaaaaaaaaaacctacaaAACAGGAGAGAAACATTCATGATAAATGTAAAGTCAAATTCCAATGGGATTCTTTTAGATTGAAAGTTAATATAAACTATTTGTCATCTTACAAGTTGTATATTGGGTCTAATTTTCTTGCACTTTGACATGATTTTCATATTGAAATTAATCTAACAAGACAAACATATGTCGATGACtctaaaatgagaaaaaaaaaaaattggtcgACAACTAAAAAATGAACTTGAAATGGTATGCGTAATTGGacttgaaattgaaaaaaaaaaagtgtataaAATACAGAAATCATCCTTAAAGCATATAGCTTGATAAGTTTTGCCCCCACTGAAAAGATTTCTGACTCTTGCCACTGCTCTAGTATTTGCTTAGATTCAAGTTAAGTAATCTAATGGACCTCACATATCTCCCGAAAAGCTACCATAGCTAGCAAGTTAGTGATCTATCAAGAAATGGTAGCTGCAATCATTAAAGTAGAAATACTACGAGTGACACAAACTACTGATTGGTGGTTGAAATGTTCCCCACAAATTGAGCCCTTTGTGTGTGCGGTCTATTTTAAggtaaaatgatcattttaattttttttacacttTATTATAACTTGTTTACAACTTACCTAAATTTATTATAACTTGTTTACACTTAGTCCAACTTGTTTACACTTTAGGAGCAAAACTTGTGAGGAAGCAGACGAAAAGCATCCCAGAGAGTTCTTACAATCTAACATTAATGAACACGGGACCAATAATCTTGGCTTTAGTTGGATTATCAATTATGAACAAATTAATGTTGCCTTTAGAAAAATGTTAATCATATTACACATTTTATAATAGTACTCCCATTATCATTTTTACTCTGTCTATATCACTTTGAcaatcttatttttctttttcattcatCCCAAAGTATAGTTAATTTTTAACTTCTCTAATatacttttatttaatttgctttgttatcaATGAGTGTAACCTACCTTGTTCAATAATTGCTTTGATTCATGTCTTTCATAGTGCAACTTTCTATTAGTATTGTTACTGTAATTAATATAAAGGTATAAGGATTAGTCATACATCTAATATtaacataagggtattttaagaAAACAATATACTAGATTTACTCTTccaataaaattacttattttttCTTACATTGTGTGAAAAGAAATGAAGACCATCAAAGTGGAATGGAGGGAGTACCATATAGTCTAGTAAatga
Encoded proteins:
- the LOC113783490 gene encoding berberine bridge enzyme-like 8 gives rise to the protein MRNLSIILASFLFSTVVAISFAASDHSVHQTFVQCLQKHSSPNISAVIYTPNNSSFPTVLQAYIRNLRFNESTTRKPFLILTALDVSHIQAAIICAKAQGLQMKTRSGGHDYEGVSYISEVPFFILDLFNIRSISVNIEEETAWVQVGATLGEVYYRIYEKSKVHGFPAGVCPTVGVGGHFSGGGYGNMMRKYGLSVDNIIDAQIIGVNGRILDRAAMGEDLFWAITGGGASSFGVALAYKINLVRVPPKVTVFRVERTYEQNATFLVHRWQEVADKLDNDIFIRMIIDVVNNNRTGGKTIRSAFFTLFLGDSARLLSLMNESFPELGLRQSDCMEMSWAESVIYYTSFPLGTPVDMLLSRVPQVLTHLKRKSDYLKKPMPIEGIEFIFKKMIELQTPVLTFNPYGGRMAEIPASAKPFPHRAGNIAKIQYATNWDQNGVQTAEYYINLTRALHKYMTPFVSKFPREAFLNYRDLDIGITHNGKNSYAEGLVYGIKYFKENFNRLVKVKTAVDPDNFFRNEQTIPVSPSRKY